In the Nitratiruptor sp. YY09-18 genome, TTGATCAAAGTGGCCTCAAAGTTAAAACTCCTTCCATCTCACAGCTTCTCTTGGGAGGTATCGCATTTGGTACCACAGATCTCCATCGAAAGAGATCAAAAAATCTTACGCACTTTTGGCTCTACAGCTCCAAAGATGAAGCAGCGCGTGCAAGGCTTGGAGCTAAGAGAGCCAAATTTATTCCAATGTTGATACATTTTGGAGAGGGGAGCGGGTATCTGCATAAAGGTGATGAGATACTCTTTAAAGGGTATAAAGTAGGTTACATTAAAGATATCAGATCAAAAATTTTTGACAAAGATATTACAGCTACAATTATAGGAATGCTTGATATCAATGCCTTTAGCGATCAAAACCGCAGTGGTCAAGAGGGGTTACGAGAAGCTTTTTCAAAAGGGATTGTTGCGACTTTACAAAAAAACAATCTCCTTACAAATAGCTATCACATAGAGCTGAGCTTTGATGGGAAGAGTCGTAAGATGAAAAAAATTGATGGTCTCTTGGTGCTCCCATCAAAGAGGAGTGTGGAGGATAGATTCTTTGAGCAGATTCAAAAAATCCTCGATAAGATCCAAAAACTCCCTCTTAAAGAGAGTTTAGAGTCATTTAGCAATATGATGAAACAAAACAGCAAGCCGTTGCAAAAACTCCTTGTAGATACCGACGCGAGCATCAAAGAGTTGCATAAGATTTTGGAGCAAAATGCTACAAAGAGCTTACCTCAAGAATTTGCACAAACTATGCAAGAGCTGCAAAAAACTCTCAAAGAGTATAAGAAGTTAGCACAAAGCTATGCAAAGGATTCGATGTTCCAGGCAAAACTCGAACAGACACTCAAGGATATTGATACAGCATCCCAATCACTCAATAAGCTTTTGATAAAGATCTATAAAAAACCAAATGCTGTGGTATTTGGAGATTAGATGCGAGGATTAATTTTTCTGCTACTCATCTTTTTTGCAGGGTGTAGTTCAAAGCAGGTCTATATCCCTGCTGCCCCGCAACCGCAACAACAAAGTATAAAAAGGTGCACTATAGGAGTGATGCAGCTAGATCTACCCTGGTATATGCTCGAGGGTAAAATCTATGATAAGAATGAAAAAAAGTATATAGATATTGGATTGAGCGAAGATATAGCTGATTGGTTGATGCAAAGAGGTGTATACTATTTGCAAAACTCTTTTCCAAATGCTACAGTAGGCCGCTATCCATGGGATTTTGACAAAAAGCCGCAATTGTTGGTCCATATTGTCATTGATGAGCTTTTTGTAAAAAATAATACTATGATAGTAGAGGGAAAAGTTTTTATTAACGAGCAGGCAAAAATATTGCGATTTGAGGAGTCCCTGAATACCAATTTGTACAAATCAATAGACAAAATTTTTGCTAAGCTTCTAGCTTTTGTAGTTACAGAGGTAGATAGATCTTGTCAAGAAGCTCTTGATACTCACTTTTGACATCGCTATCAGAGGTGATTCCGCCTCCGCTTTTGTAGATAAGACCTTGTGGTGTCTTTTCAATGAAGCGAATCATAACTCCACTATCTAAATTCTTTCCATCAAAGTAACCGAAAATACCTGTATAAAAGTCTCTTTCGTACTTTTCAGCTCTTTTAATGATTTGGCAGGTGCTCTTTTTGGGAGTTCCTGTGATGCTTCCAGCTGGCAGCAAAGCATTAAAAATCTCTCCGAGTTTCGCTGTCCAATCCTTTGGGAGTTTTCCAGCTATTTCGCTCGATACTTGCAGCAGCTCTTTCTCTCCTGCAAGAATCTTATCAACATAGCGAAATCTCTTGACTCTTACCCCTCTTGCTACCTGGTTGAGGTCGTTGCGCAGCAGATCTACCACCATCGTGTGTTCAGCCATCTCTTTGATATCTTGCAGGATTTTATTTTTGGCATCTGGAATAGATGCATCGATTGTTCCCTTCATAGGGTAGGTGCTGATAGTATCATCTTCTATTTTTATAAATCTTTCAGGTGAAAAGCATATAAACTCATCTTGGAAATAGAGCTTGAATTTGGCTTTGGTAGCAAAAAATATCTCTTGGAGCGAATGTGAAGTTTTGATGGGGGTAGGGAATGTAAGATTGAGCAGATATGTGTTGCCTTTGCGGATCTGCTCTTGCACATATGTAAAAGCTTTGGCATAGTGGGCAAAATCTATCGGCTCTTTTTGAATGATTGTAGGATAGATCTTTGGTGGGAGGGTGTAATTTTTAAAACTTGGGACTTTGAAATAGATATTATGAAGCTCTTCTATAGGTTTAGCAAAAACCTTGCACTTATCATAGCTTATAACAAAGAGAAAAGGGATTCCTCTTTTTGCGTAGTATGAGAGTCTATCCATTGATGAGAAGATCAAGAACCGCCATACGTACTGCTACCCCATTCTTAACCTGCTCTAAAACCTTACAGCGAGGATCAGCAAGCACTTCATCGCTTATATCGATATTGCGATGGACTGGTCCTGGATGGAGTATCATGATATTGCGATTTGCTATGAGATCTTTTGTGATGCAATATTCACTTCCATAATCTTTCAAAGAGGCATAGATGGGATATTTGTGGCGCTCAGTCTGGGTGCGAAGACTCATTATTACATCCACTTCATCGATCACATCTTGCAAAGAGTAAGTACTTCGCAGTGAGGTTTTTGGCAAAAAGTGGGGTGGAGCGACGAGGATGACCTCCATACCAAAGCGCTGCAAGAGCTCAATATTGGAGTTTGCTACGCGAGAGTTTTTGATATCTCCTACGATTGCTATTTTTTTGCCTTCAACGTCTGGAATATACTGTTTGATTGTAAAAAGATCTAAGAGTGCTTGAGTAGGATGCGCGTGTGCACCATCGCCTCCATTGATGAGCGATGCACAGACGTAGCGGGCCAAGATGTTTGGTACGCCTGCACTTTTGTGACGCACAACTATCGCATGTGGTCCCATAGCATCAAGATTGGCTGCAGTATCAAAGAGGGTTTCCCCTTTTTTGGTTGAGCTTTTGGAGACATCGAGGCTAACAACTTCAGCACCGAGTCTTTTAGCGGCCACTTCAAAACTGCTGCGTGTTCTTGTGGAGTTTTCAAAAAATATAGTTATAATGAGCTTGTTTGCTAGGAGTTTTTCTGGTTCATTTTGCAAAAATCTCTTCGCACGTGTAAAAATCTCTTCGATTTGCTGCTTTGTTAAATCTTTGGTTGAGATAAGATGTTTTGCCATTTCACAATTGCCTCACAAAAATTTCATATATTATACAAAAATATGAGGAGGCGAAGATGAAAAAGTTGATAGTTCTGAGTATGATTGCAGCTTTGGCAATGGCAGAAACTATAACTTTTAAAAAGTATATCCCTGTATATAAGAGTGTTGAAGTACATAAAGAGGTGATTCGCAAAAGACCATACGAAGAGTGCTGGAATGAAGAGGTTCCTGTAGATGAAGGGGTAGATGAGGGGACAGTAGGCGCAGTGATTGGCGGAGCTGCAGGAGGAATCTTGGGACATCAAATTGGAAAAGGCAGCGGTAAAACAGCAGCAACTATTGGTGGGGCTGTTATAGGTACTTTGGTGGGCAAAAATCTCGCACAAAGCAGAGCAAAACCAGGATATCGTGTCGTGAGACGCTGTCGCACAAAATACTCTCGCGAAAGAGATGTAGTTATTGAGTATAAAAACTACGCAAAAGTAGAAGGGCGTACTATCATTAAATATAGCGACAGACCACTTAGCTCAATCCCTGTGAAGATAATTATCAAATACTGATGTAAGCTCAAGAGGCACTTGACCAAAGTGCTTCTTATAAAATGGATAGGTAATTGTAAAAAATTCTTCTTTATCTTTGAAAAGATTGACATACCAATAATGTGTGATCGATCTATTTCGCAGAGCCTCAAGACTCAAAAGTGTTTGGTTTATGCAGCCAAGCTGCGAGGGGGTGACGAGGAGAGCTTGAGCTTTGCTCTCTTTGATAAGATCAATCATATAGTAATCCTCTTCAATTGGTACCATCAAACCTCCAGCACCTTCGATGAAAAGGATATCGCAACTCTTTTCAAGCTCTTCTATCTTTTCTGAAATTAATCCAATATCGATTTTTTCCTCTCCCTTGGCTACATAGGGAGCTGCTGGAAGCTTGAAACTATAAAAGACAATATCATTAACTTCTATATCTTTATAAAATTGATTGAAGCGCTGACAAGTCTGCAGCAGCTCTTTTCCATCAAGAGGTATAGTTGCTACACCTGTCTCAATTGGTTTGCACACTCCTGGTCGTAACCCTTGCTTGGCCGCGAGCTCTATAAGCTTTTTGGTTGTATAGGTTTTGCCTACATTTGTATCTGTTGCAGTGATAAAGAGTCTCATGAGAATAATTGTAGTCTATTTAAGGTTAAATTTGCAAAATATGAAAATTTTGGCTCCTATATTGGCCATAATATGGTAAGTAGTGCAAGTTTGACAAAACCTTAAAAGTTTGTTAATATGAATTTGCTCTCCCAAGCTCCTTGATATTTCCTATAAAAGTGTATAATTATTAATGAATATACAAAGAGGGAATAGATGGAGATAAAAACAGAGTCACAAGAGATAACAGAGCTCAAAGAGCCTAAAAAATATAAAGTTTTTTTACTGAATGACGACTACACTACAATGGATTTTGTAGTGGATGTGTTGTGTGAGATTTTTCACAAAACCTATGAAGAGGCAGTAAATATTATGTTAAAAATTCATAAAGAGGGCAAAGGCTTATGCGGTGTATACACATATGAGATCGCTGAGACAAAGGTAGATCAGGTTCATCGTCTTGCCAGAGCCCATGAGTTTCCGCTCAAAGCGACAATGGAGGAAGAATAATGATTAGTAACCAACTCAACTCAATTTTTAAAGAAGCGGTGCGTTACGCTAAAAGCCACCGTCATGAATATTTAACCTTAGAGCATGTCTTTTTGGCAGTACTCAACTCGCCAGAGGGTGAAGCGATACTCAAAGAGGCAGGAGCTGATGTGCTCACACTCAAAAAAAAGCTTATCGCTCATCTAGAAAATACGCTCAAACCGCTTCC is a window encoding:
- a CDS encoding aminodeoxychorismate synthase component I, yielding MDRLSYYAKRGIPFLFVISYDKCKVFAKPIEELHNIYFKVPSFKNYTLPPKIYPTIIQKEPIDFAHYAKAFTYVQEQIRKGNTYLLNLTFPTPIKTSHSLQEIFFATKAKFKLYFQDEFICFSPERFIKIEDDTISTYPMKGTIDASIPDAKNKILQDIKEMAEHTMVVDLLRNDLNQVARGVRVKRFRYVDKILAGEKELLQVSSEIAGKLPKDWTAKLGEIFNALLPAGSITGTPKKSTCQIIKRAEKYERDFYTGIFGYFDGKNLDSGVMIRFIEKTPQGLIYKSGGGITSDSDVKSEYQELLDKIYLPL
- a CDS encoding glycine zipper 2TM domain-containing protein; protein product: MKKLIVLSMIAALAMAETITFKKYIPVYKSVEVHKEVIRKRPYEECWNEEVPVDEGVDEGTVGAVIGGAAGGILGHQIGKGSGKTAATIGGAVIGTLVGKNLAQSRAKPGYRVVRRCRTKYSRERDVVIEYKNYAKVEGRTIIKYSDRPLSSIPVKIIIKY
- a CDS encoding intermembrane transport protein PqiB; this encodes MKNDEIVEVKIKKREIHFLIWLVPIVAFIIGGWMVYKYYTKLGPLITITFKNSGGLEPKQSYVKFRDVKVGIVEKIEILKQKDGVVVYVRMNRDVEPFLNEYTKFWIVKPEITAGKVRGLDALMSGSYIQMESKLGGNSRYTFKGLESPPLEFDASQGSTFVLESSSSYTLSVGLPIYYKDLEAGSVKKVELAKNGEEVLIYVFIRHPFDRYINDTTQFWNLKSFDVQIDQSGLKVKTPSISQLLLGGIAFGTTDLHRKRSKNLTHFWLYSSKDEAARARLGAKRAKFIPMLIHFGEGSGYLHKGDEILFKGYKVGYIKDIRSKIFDKDITATIIGMLDINAFSDQNRSGQEGLREAFSKGIVATLQKNNLLTNSYHIELSFDGKSRKMKKIDGLLVLPSKRSVEDRFFEQIQKILDKIQKLPLKESLESFSNMMKQNSKPLQKLLVDTDASIKELHKILEQNATKSLPQEFAQTMQELQKTLKEYKKLAQSYAKDSMFQAKLEQTLKDIDTASQSLNKLLIKIYKKPNAVVFGD
- the clpS gene encoding ATP-dependent Clp protease adapter ClpS translates to MEIKTESQEITELKEPKKYKVFLLNDDYTTMDFVVDVLCEIFHKTYEEAVNIMLKIHKEGKGLCGVYTYEIAETKVDQVHRLARAHEFPLKATMEEE
- a CDS encoding aspartate carbamoyltransferase catalytic subunit, with the translated sequence MAKHLISTKDLTKQQIEEIFTRAKRFLQNEPEKLLANKLIITIFFENSTRTRSSFEVAAKRLGAEVVSLDVSKSSTKKGETLFDTAANLDAMGPHAIVVRHKSAGVPNILARYVCASLINGGDGAHAHPTQALLDLFTIKQYIPDVEGKKIAIVGDIKNSRVANSNIELLQRFGMEVILVAPPHFLPKTSLRSTYSLQDVIDEVDVIMSLRTQTERHKYPIYASLKDYGSEYCITKDLIANRNIMILHPGPVHRNIDISDEVLADPRCKVLEQVKNGVAVRMAVLDLLING
- the bioD gene encoding dethiobiotin synthase, translated to MRLFITATDTNVGKTYTTKKLIELAAKQGLRPGVCKPIETGVATIPLDGKELLQTCQRFNQFYKDIEVNDIVFYSFKLPAAPYVAKGEEKIDIGLISEKIEELEKSCDILFIEGAGGLMVPIEEDYYMIDLIKESKAQALLVTPSQLGCINQTLLSLEALRNRSITHYWYVNLFKDKEEFFTITYPFYKKHFGQVPLELTSVFDNYLHRD